In one window of Mesoplodon densirostris isolate mMesDen1 chromosome 4, mMesDen1 primary haplotype, whole genome shotgun sequence DNA:
- the LOC132487468 gene encoding cytochrome P450 1A2, which yields MALSQATPFSATELLLASATFCLVFWVVRAWQPRVPKGLKSPPGPWSWPLIGHVLTLGKTPHLALSRLSQRYGDVLQIRIGCTPVLVLSGLDTIRQALVRQGDDFKGRPDLYSFTLVADGQSMTFNADSGPVWAARRRLAQNALNSFSVASDPASSSSCYLEMHVCKEAEALIIKFQELMEGPGRFDPYDHVVVSVAKVIGAMCFGQHFPQSSEEMVSLVRSTHDFVETASSGSPVDFFPILKYLPNPALQKYKSFNQRFMQFLWKMVQEHYQDFDKNRVQDIVGALFKHYEDNSRASGGLMPQKKTVNLVNDIFAAGFDPITTAIFWSLLYLVTNPEIQRKIQEELDTVIGRARRPRLSDRSQLPYLEAFILETFRHSSFVPFTIPHSTIRDTTLNGFYIPKERCVFINQRQVNHDPKLWGDPSEFRPERFLTAHDTTISKTLSEKVMLFGMGKRRCIGEVLAKWEIFLFLAILLQQLEFSVPPGVKVDLTPIYGLSMKPARCEHVQARLRFPIK from the exons ATGGCATTGTCCCAGGCCACTCCCTTCTCAGCCACAGAGCTTCTCCTGGCCTCAGCCACCTTCTGCCTGGTATTCTGGGTGGTCAGGGCCTGGCAGCCTCGGGTCCCTAAAGGCCTGAAGAGTCCACCAGGGCCCTGGAGCTGGCCCCTGATCGGGCATGTGCTGACCTTGGGGAAGACCCCACACTTGGCCCTGTCGCGGCTGAGCCAGCGCTATGGAGACGTGCTGCAGATCCGCATTGGCTGCACACCCGTGCTGGTGCTCAGCGGCCTGGACACCATCCGGCAGGCCCTGGTGCGGCAGGGTGATGACTTCAAGGGCCGGCCTGACCTCTACAGCTTCACCTTAGTCGCTGATGGCCAGAGTATGACCTTCAACGCAGACTCTGGACCAGTGTGGGCTGCCCGGCGACGTCTGGCCCAGAATGCTCTCAACTCCTTCTCCGTTGCCTCAGACCCGGCTTCCTCGTCCTCCTGCTACCTGGAGATGCATGTGTGCAAGGAGGCTGAGGCCCTCATCATCAAGTTCCAGGAGCTGATGGAGGGACCTGGGCGCTTTGATCCCTATGACCACGTGGTGGTGTCAGTGGCCAAGGTCATTGGTGCCATGTGCTTTGGGCAGCACTTTCCCCAGAGCAGTGAGGAGATGGTCAGCCTTGTGAGGAGCACCCATGATTTCGTGGAGACTGCCTCCTCCGGGAGCCCCGTGGACTTCTTCCCCATCCTTAAATACCTGCCCAACCCTGCTCTGCAAAAGTACAAGAGCTTCAACCAGAGGTTCATGCAGTTCCTGTGGAAAATGGTCCAGGAGCACTATCAGGACTTTGACAAG AACAGAGTCCAGGACATCGTAGGTGCCCTGTTCAAGCACTACGAGGATAACTCCAGAGCTAGTGGAGGCCTCATGCCCCAGAAGAAGACTGTCAACCTTGTCAACGACATCTTTGCAGCCG GGTTTGATCCGATCACAACAGCCATCTTCTGGAGCCTTCTGTACCTTGTGACAAATCCTGAGATACAGAGGAAGATCCAGGAGGAGCTGG ACACAGTGATTGGCAGGGCACGGAGGCCCCGGCTCTCCGACAGATCCCAGCTGCCTTATTTGGAGGCCTTCATCCTGGAGACCTTCCGACACTCCTCCTTCGTCCCCTTCACCATCCCCCACAG CACAATAAGGGACACAACACTGAACGGCTTCTACATCCCCAAGGAACGCTGTGTCTTCATAAACCAGCGGCAGGTCAATCATGACCC GAAGCTGTGGGGGGACCCATCTGAGTTCCGGCCGGAGAGATTCCTCACTGCCCATGACACCACCATCAGCAAGACCTTGAGTGAGAAAGTGATGCTCTTCGGTATGGGCAAGCGCCGGTGCATAGGGGAGGTCCTGGCCAAGTGGGAGATCTTCCTCTTCCTGGCCATCTTGCTGCAGCAGCTGGAGTTCAGCGTGCCACCAGGTGTGAAAGTGGACCTAACCCCTATCTACGGGCTGAGCATGAAGCCTGCCCGCTGCGAGCACGTCCAGGCACGGCTGCGCTTCCCCATCAAGTGA